One genomic region from Pseudomonadota bacterium encodes:
- the mutS gene encoding DNA mismatch repair protein MutS: MAAPSKSKDPSATPSMRQYLAVKEQYPDAILFFRIGDFYEMFFEDAVLASAALDLTLTSRNKNDPDPIPMAGVPHHAALAYVSRLIEQGHKVAICDQLEDPSKVKGLVKREVVRLITPGVVLDEENLDAKANNFLAAVVPLDDEAGPLAAAAVAVIDASTFDFRGTRVIGLGALAGELCRLEPREILAPKAAAEGMRDLGALIPRCFVTPGDDALFEPARAFEALAELVGADEAARIRAEDPLLARAAGAAAAYVRATRPRDALPSVRFASYKVSDHMVIDEATKSHLELVRAADGEKKGSLLWLLDRTRTAMGGRLLRRWTNYPLTDVAAIRRRLDRVELLFHGAAFRGDVIEALGAIGDLERIAARIGMRVATPRDLGALRASLAAIADLDDLVTSCPAQDADEVLGGPLDRAPDLIGALSGALVDEPPVSTRDGGVFREGFDPALDELVRTARDAKELIAGLEAKERARTGIGSLKIQYNRVFGYYILVTKAHLKGVPPDYVRKQTVVGGERFVTAELEEWESKVLYADERRKELEQELYARLVDDLGAHIPRLFALARRVAELDCAAALADVARARDFVRPEVDAGDVVEIADGRHPLVEAIAPETPFVPNDVRLDPDGERLLVITGPNMAGKSTVMRQVALTVVLAQMGSFVPAARARVGVCDRLFTRVGASDNIARGASTFMVEMRETAAILRGATKASLVILDEVGRGTSTYDGLSIAWAVGEYLHDAVRCKVMFATHYHELVELAELKEHAANYHVAAREYGEDVVFLRKLVQGGTSHSFGIQVARMAGLPETVVQRARDVLRGLEADRPAPAGMPETVRQGGGAPQLDLFAAAKPSEVERALGDIDLDRVTPLEALALLASLKKMIAPK; this comes from the coding sequence ATGGCCGCCCCGTCGAAGTCGAAGGACCCGTCCGCGACGCCCTCGATGCGCCAGTACCTGGCGGTGAAGGAGCAGTACCCGGACGCGATCCTGTTCTTCCGCATCGGCGACTTCTACGAGATGTTCTTCGAGGACGCCGTGCTGGCGTCCGCCGCGCTCGATCTCACGCTCACGAGCCGCAACAAGAACGACCCGGATCCGATCCCGATGGCCGGGGTGCCGCACCACGCGGCGCTCGCGTACGTCTCGCGCCTGATCGAGCAGGGGCACAAGGTGGCCATCTGCGATCAGCTCGAGGATCCGTCGAAGGTCAAGGGGCTCGTCAAGCGCGAGGTGGTCCGCCTGATCACGCCCGGCGTCGTGCTCGACGAGGAGAACCTGGACGCCAAGGCGAACAACTTCCTCGCGGCGGTGGTCCCGCTCGACGACGAGGCCGGGCCGCTCGCGGCGGCGGCGGTGGCGGTGATCGACGCCTCGACGTTCGACTTCCGCGGCACCCGCGTGATCGGGCTCGGCGCGCTCGCCGGCGAGCTGTGCCGGCTCGAGCCGCGGGAGATCCTGGCGCCGAAGGCCGCGGCGGAGGGGATGCGGGATCTCGGCGCGCTCATCCCGCGGTGCTTCGTCACGCCCGGCGACGACGCGCTGTTCGAGCCCGCGCGGGCGTTCGAGGCGCTCGCGGAGCTCGTCGGCGCCGACGAGGCGGCCCGCATCCGCGCCGAGGATCCGCTCCTCGCGCGCGCCGCGGGCGCCGCCGCGGCGTATGTTCGGGCCACGAGGCCGCGGGACGCGCTGCCGTCGGTGCGGTTCGCGTCGTATAAGGTCTCGGATCACATGGTGATCGACGAGGCGACCAAGTCGCACCTCGAGCTCGTGCGCGCCGCGGACGGCGAGAAGAAAGGGTCGCTCCTGTGGCTGCTCGACAGGACGCGGACCGCCATGGGCGGCCGGCTGCTCCGCCGCTGGACCAACTACCCGCTCACGGACGTGGCCGCGATCCGGCGGCGGCTCGATCGGGTGGAACTCCTGTTCCACGGCGCGGCGTTCCGCGGCGACGTGATCGAGGCGCTCGGCGCGATCGGCGATCTCGAGCGGATCGCGGCGCGCATCGGCATGCGCGTCGCCACGCCGCGGGATCTCGGCGCGCTGCGGGCGTCGCTCGCGGCGATCGCGGACCTGGACGACCTGGTCACGTCGTGCCCGGCGCAGGACGCGGACGAGGTGCTCGGCGGCCCGCTCGATCGCGCCCCGGATCTGATCGGGGCCCTCTCGGGCGCGCTCGTCGACGAGCCGCCCGTGTCGACGCGCGACGGCGGCGTCTTCCGCGAGGGGTTCGACCCGGCGCTCGACGAGCTCGTGCGCACGGCGCGGGACGCCAAGGAGCTGATAGCGGGGCTCGAGGCCAAGGAGCGGGCGCGCACCGGGATCGGCTCGCTGAAGATCCAGTACAACCGCGTGTTCGGCTACTACATCCTCGTCACCAAGGCGCACCTCAAGGGCGTGCCGCCGGACTACGTGCGCAAGCAGACCGTCGTCGGCGGCGAGCGGTTCGTGACCGCCGAGCTCGAGGAGTGGGAGTCGAAGGTGCTCTACGCCGACGAGCGGCGCAAGGAGCTCGAGCAGGAGCTGTACGCCCGGCTCGTCGACGATCTCGGCGCGCACATCCCGCGGCTGTTCGCCCTCGCGCGCCGGGTGGCGGAGCTCGACTGCGCGGCCGCGCTCGCGGACGTCGCGCGGGCGCGGGACTTCGTGCGGCCGGAGGTGGACGCGGGCGACGTCGTCGAGATCGCGGACGGGCGCCACCCCCTCGTCGAGGCGATCGCGCCGGAGACGCCGTTCGTGCCCAACGACGTGCGGCTCGATCCGGACGGCGAGCGGCTGCTCGTGATCACCGGCCCCAACATGGCCGGCAAGTCCACGGTGATGCGGCAGGTGGCGCTCACCGTCGTGCTCGCCCAGATGGGATCGTTCGTCCCCGCGGCGCGCGCCCGGGTGGGCGTCTGCGATCGCCTGTTCACGCGGGTCGGCGCGTCGGACAACATCGCCCGCGGCGCGTCGACGTTCATGGTCGAGATGCGCGAGACCGCCGCCATCCTGCGCGGCGCGACGAAGGCGAGCCTCGTGATCCTCGACGAGGTGGGGCGCGGCACGAGCACGTACGACGGGCTCTCCATCGCGTGGGCCGTGGGCGAGTACCTGCACGACGCCGTGCGCTGCAAGGTGATGTTCGCGACGCACTACCACGAGCTCGTGGAGCTCGCCGAGCTCAAGGAGCACGCGGCCAACTACCACGTCGCGGCGCGCGAGTACGGCGAGGACGTCGTCTTCCTGCGCAAGCTCGTCCAGGGCGGCACGTCGCACTCCTTCGGCATCCAGGTGGCGCGCATGGCCGGGCTCCCCGAGACCGTCGTCCAGCGGGCGCGCGACGTCCTGCGCGGCCTCGAGGCGGATCGCCCGGCGCCGGCCGGGATGCCCGAGACCGTGCGCCAGGGGGGGGGGGCGCCGCAGCTGGATCTGTTCGCCGCGGCCAAGCCGTCGGAGGTGGAGCGGGCGCTCGGCGACATCGACCTCGATCGCGTCACGCCGCTCGAGGCGCTCGCGCTGCTCGCGTCGCTGAAGAAAATGATCGCGCCGAAGTAG
- a CDS encoding CTP synthase, whose protein sequence is MSPSRKSTKMIFVTGGVVSSIGKGLAAASLGALLENRGLKITLMKLDPYINVDPGTMSPFQHGEVFVTDDGAETDLDLGHYERFTTVRMSRNNNLTTGRVYFNVISKERRGEYLGRTVQVIPHITDEIKRFVQERAQGVDLTIVEIGGTVGDIESLPFLEAIRQLKVELGVGNAICMHVTLVPYIAAAGELKTKPTQHSVKALQEIGIQPDILICRTEKPLEPDHRRKIGLYCNLPQEAVIEARDVSCIYELPIALKREGLDDLVARLLNIWSRASDLDEWEAVVRRITSPRSEVTIGVVGKYVHLRDSYKSLNEALVHGGIANDCRVSLVHVDAEAVEKDGAAAHFAGVDGLLIPGGFGERGVEGKIAAIRHARENGVPFFGICLGMQVAVVEFARHVCSVAKASSEEFAPEGPDSVIHLMADQQGVTDKGATMRLGAYPCVLKTGTKARAAYGAPEISERHRHRFEVNNAYRERLEKGGMILSGLSPDGSLVEMIELADHPYFVGCQFHPEFKSRPREPHPLFTAFIAAALKRKKG, encoded by the coding sequence ATGAGCCCATCCCGTAAATCGACCAAGATGATCTTCGTGACCGGCGGCGTCGTGTCGTCGATCGGAAAGGGGCTCGCGGCGGCGTCGCTCGGCGCGCTCCTGGAGAACCGCGGCCTCAAGATCACGCTCATGAAGCTCGACCCGTACATCAACGTGGATCCGGGCACGATGAGCCCGTTCCAGCACGGCGAGGTGTTCGTCACCGACGACGGCGCCGAGACCGATCTCGACCTCGGCCACTACGAGCGGTTCACCACCGTGCGGATGTCGCGCAACAACAACCTGACCACGGGCCGCGTCTATTTCAACGTCATCAGCAAGGAGCGGCGCGGCGAGTACCTCGGCCGGACCGTGCAGGTGATCCCGCACATCACGGACGAGATCAAGCGCTTCGTCCAGGAGCGGGCGCAGGGCGTGGATCTCACGATCGTCGAGATCGGCGGCACGGTCGGCGACATCGAGTCGCTGCCGTTCCTCGAGGCGATCCGCCAGCTCAAGGTCGAGCTCGGGGTCGGCAACGCGATCTGCATGCACGTGACGCTCGTGCCGTACATCGCGGCGGCGGGCGAGCTCAAGACCAAGCCGACGCAGCACTCGGTGAAGGCGCTGCAGGAGATCGGCATCCAGCCCGACATCCTGATCTGCCGGACGGAGAAGCCGCTCGAGCCCGATCACCGCCGCAAGATTGGCCTCTACTGCAACCTGCCGCAGGAGGCGGTGATCGAGGCGCGCGACGTGTCGTGCATCTACGAGCTGCCGATCGCGCTCAAGCGGGAGGGGCTCGACGATCTCGTCGCGCGGCTCCTGAACATCTGGTCGCGCGCGTCGGACCTCGACGAGTGGGAGGCGGTCGTCCGGCGGATCACGAGCCCCAGGTCCGAGGTGACGATCGGCGTGGTCGGCAAGTACGTGCACCTGCGCGACTCGTACAAGAGCCTGAACGAGGCGCTCGTCCACGGTGGCATCGCGAACGACTGCCGCGTGAGCCTCGTGCACGTCGACGCCGAGGCCGTGGAGAAGGACGGGGCCGCGGCGCACTTCGCGGGTGTCGACGGGCTGCTCATCCCCGGCGGGTTCGGCGAGCGCGGCGTCGAGGGGAAGATCGCGGCGATCCGGCACGCGCGGGAGAACGGGGTGCCGTTCTTCGGCATCTGCCTCGGCATGCAGGTGGCGGTCGTCGAGTTCGCCCGGCACGTCTGCTCCGTCGCGAAGGCGAGCTCCGAGGAGTTCGCGCCCGAAGGGCCGGACTCCGTGATCCACCTCATGGCGGATCAGCAGGGCGTGACGGACAAGGGCGCGACGATGCGGCTCGGCGCCTACCCGTGCGTCCTCAAGACCGGCACGAAGGCGCGCGCGGCGTACGGCGCCCCGGAGATCTCGGAGCGCCACCGCCACCGCTTCGAGGTGAACAACGCGTACCGCGAGCGGCTCGAGAAGGGCGGCATGATCCTGTCTGGGCTCAGCCCGGACGGATCGCTCGTCGAGATGATCGAGCTCGCGGACCACCCGTACTTCGTCGGCTGCCAGTTCCACCCCGAGTTCAAGTCGCGCCCGCGCGAGCCGCACCCGCTGTTCACCGCGTTCATCGCCGCGGCGCTGAAGAGGAAGAAGGGCTGA
- a CDS encoding HEAT repeat domain-containing protein produces the protein MKSFSGILLVLALAAGGFGIFGCGDDTDPMYWVDKLYDRPEREHALKRISEMFSTLRQANNNDVNAPPVRAFADKIAQPLGEAFKEFKRDRANRLEIIKILASMDDPKVNAYFLEGLDVDVTKEQAIFVVCAQTLAKYGVVEAVPKLLSTHEAMVNDRLLRGGTPFSNRENELDDACVSALIQIILKHPDVPDRAKIIEALCKVVDTRDTQQDLRINMKAVKALGQIGDAAAIPTLIRAIAMMGEVQKVGLGPFAFVSLQQILDREAVAEAIIKFGHGQDSAFNDYFAEERKTDPNLKVPVWYIQQAIDFLGIMNYSSPKVVEFLMAEANHMKPDDLDKKSAENAAEAQGFNAEQWATWRRNWAIVALSQVGHDPVLDIIKERFVIKPGKGKDAVPELGITMEEAVGYFRAFGYLQPPKVACPILLDVAKTRGEAMRDKTYYYAALMCGEEFLPIMKEEHDKIDCVKIVRERIPDDVDEAEKTKAKADCETLKTRIVTYMDGIKFAKACGQDLDCFLKAATERSNPSIEVAIYTAYRLARGDEAKSKQVVETLSKELDNPVMAALEANIFALDRLTPNGDAALVKRADEVRHKFASQQAYKDRARLVEAFGGHVKARTK, from the coding sequence ATGAAGAGTTTCTCTGGCATTCTGCTCGTATTGGCATTGGCCGCCGGCGGCTTCGGGATTTTCGGCTGCGGGGACGACACGGATCCCATGTACTGGGTCGACAAGTTGTACGACCGCCCGGAACGTGAGCACGCCCTCAAGCGCATCTCGGAGATGTTCAGCACCCTGCGGCAGGCCAACAACAACGACGTCAACGCACCGCCGGTCCGAGCGTTCGCCGACAAGATCGCGCAGCCGCTCGGCGAGGCGTTCAAGGAGTTCAAGAGAGATCGGGCCAACCGCCTCGAGATCATCAAGATCCTCGCGTCGATGGACGATCCGAAGGTCAACGCCTATTTCCTCGAAGGTCTCGACGTCGATGTGACGAAGGAGCAGGCGATCTTCGTCGTGTGCGCCCAGACGCTGGCGAAATACGGCGTCGTGGAAGCGGTACCCAAGCTCCTCTCGACGCACGAGGCGATGGTCAATGATCGGCTCCTGCGCGGCGGCACGCCGTTCTCGAACCGCGAGAACGAGCTCGACGACGCTTGCGTCTCGGCGCTGATCCAGATCATCCTCAAGCATCCCGACGTTCCGGATCGCGCCAAGATCATCGAGGCGTTGTGCAAGGTCGTGGACACCCGCGACACGCAGCAGGATCTCCGGATCAACATGAAGGCGGTCAAGGCGCTCGGGCAGATCGGCGACGCGGCGGCGATCCCGACGCTCATCCGCGCGATCGCCATGATGGGCGAGGTCCAGAAGGTCGGCCTCGGCCCGTTCGCCTTCGTGTCGCTCCAGCAGATCCTGGACCGCGAGGCCGTGGCGGAAGCGATCATCAAGTTCGGCCACGGGCAGGACTCCGCGTTCAACGACTACTTCGCCGAGGAGCGGAAGACCGACCCGAACCTGAAGGTCCCGGTGTGGTACATCCAGCAGGCGATCGACTTCCTCGGCATCATGAACTACTCGTCGCCCAAGGTGGTCGAGTTCCTCATGGCCGAGGCCAACCACATGAAGCCGGACGATCTCGACAAGAAGTCGGCCGAGAACGCCGCGGAGGCGCAGGGGTTCAACGCGGAGCAGTGGGCCACGTGGCGGCGCAACTGGGCGATCGTGGCGCTGTCGCAGGTCGGCCACGACCCGGTGCTCGACATCATCAAGGAGCGCTTCGTGATCAAGCCCGGCAAGGGCAAGGACGCCGTGCCCGAGCTCGGGATCACGATGGAGGAGGCGGTCGGCTACTTCCGCGCGTTCGGTTACCTCCAGCCGCCGAAGGTGGCCTGCCCGATCCTGCTCGACGTCGCCAAGACCCGCGGCGAGGCGATGCGCGACAAGACCTACTACTACGCGGCCCTCATGTGCGGCGAGGAGTTCCTGCCGATCATGAAGGAGGAGCACGACAAGATCGACTGCGTCAAGATCGTGCGCGAGCGCATCCCGGACGACGTGGATGAGGCCGAGAAGACCAAGGCGAAGGCCGACTGCGAGACCTTGAAGACCCGCATCGTGACGTACATGGACGGCATCAAGTTCGCGAAGGCGTGCGGCCAGGACCTCGACTGCTTCCTCAAGGCCGCGACGGAGCGGAGCAACCCGAGCATCGAGGTCGCGATCTACACCGCGTACCGCCTGGCGCGCGGGGACGAGGCCAAGTCGAAGCAGGTCGTCGAGACGCTCTCCAAGGAGCTCGACAACCCGGTGATGGCCGCCCTCGAGGCGAACATCTTCGCGCTCGACAGGCTGACGCCGAACGGCGACGCCGCGCTCGTCAAGCGCGCCGACGAGGTCCGGCACAAGTTCGCGTCCCAGCAGGCCTACAAGGATCGCGCCCGCCTCGTCGAGGCGTTCGGCGGCCACGTCAAGGCCCGCACGAAGTAG
- a CDS encoding ribbon-helix-helix protein, CopG family, whose protein sequence is MRIAVSLPDDLFEKADRLARKMKNSRSQLYAVALAEFLARHDAEEVTAALDRVCGTASDMHDPAASSAARHVLRHIEW, encoded by the coding sequence ATGAGAATCGCCGTGTCACTCCCCGACGATCTGTTCGAGAAAGCCGACCGGCTCGCCCGCAAGATGAAAAATTCGCGCAGCCAGCTCTACGCCGTGGCGCTCGCCGAGTTTCTCGCGCGGCACGATGCCGAAGAAGTCACGGCTGCGCTTGATCGCGTCTGCGGGACGGCCAGTGACATGCACGACCCGGCTGCATCGTCGGCGGCACGTCACGTGCTCAGGCACATCGAATGGTGA
- a CDS encoding amino acid permease, whose amino-acid sequence MSGLFRKKSITDLQHEAEGDTGMRRVLGPVNLTAIGIGGIIGAGIFVLTGHAAAAYAGPGIVFSFMIAGIACGFAGLCYAEFASMIPIAGSAYTYSYATLGEFFAWFIGWDLVLEYAMGAATVAVGWSGYVCSFLRNFGIHVPPEIMASPGTEFVFLRPEVIEKANLHMPSGWQALDSVQADLANAGIGLASVDHATAFFNLPAVFVIALVTLILVIGIKESASINAAIVVLKLAIIITVIGVGACYVNADNWEPFVPENSGKLGEFGWTGVLRASGVIFFAYIGFDAVSTAAQEAKNPKRDMPIGILGSLVVCTILYILVSLVLTGVVHYSKLNVADPIAVAIDAMGIPWLAKVVKLGAIAGLTSVILVLLLGQPRIFYSMAKDGLLPKAFGKLHPKFGTPYITTIVAGFVVAIVAALVPMSIVGELVSIGTLAAFVVVCAGTLVLRYKQPDLPRAFRTPFVPVVPILGILCCLTMMVFLPADTWLRLLGWLAIGMVIFFGYSRRHSKLGRTKN is encoded by the coding sequence ATGAGCGGTCTTTTCCGAAAGAAGTCGATCACCGATCTGCAACACGAGGCCGAGGGCGACACCGGCATGCGCCGCGTGCTCGGCCCCGTGAACCTGACCGCCATCGGCATCGGCGGCATCATCGGCGCCGGCATCTTCGTCCTCACGGGCCACGCCGCGGCGGCGTACGCGGGCCCCGGGATCGTGTTCTCGTTCATGATCGCGGGCATCGCGTGCGGGTTCGCCGGGCTCTGCTACGCGGAGTTCGCCTCGATGATCCCGATCGCCGGCAGCGCGTACACCTACTCGTACGCGACGCTCGGCGAGTTCTTCGCCTGGTTCATCGGCTGGGATCTCGTGCTCGAGTACGCGATGGGAGCGGCCACGGTCGCCGTTGGCTGGTCGGGCTACGTGTGCAGCTTCCTGCGCAACTTCGGGATCCACGTGCCGCCCGAGATCATGGCGTCGCCCGGAACGGAGTTCGTCTTCCTGAGGCCCGAGGTGATCGAGAAGGCGAACCTCCACATGCCGTCCGGCTGGCAGGCGCTCGACTCGGTGCAGGCCGACCTCGCGAACGCCGGGATCGGCCTCGCGAGCGTCGACCACGCGACGGCGTTCTTCAACCTCCCGGCGGTGTTCGTCATCGCCTTGGTGACGCTCATCCTCGTCATCGGGATCAAGGAGTCCGCGAGCATCAACGCCGCGATCGTCGTGCTCAAGCTGGCGATCATCATCACCGTGATCGGCGTCGGCGCCTGCTACGTGAACGCCGACAACTGGGAGCCCTTCGTCCCGGAGAATTCGGGGAAGCTCGGCGAGTTCGGTTGGACCGGCGTCCTGCGCGCGTCGGGGGTGATCTTCTTCGCCTACATCGGGTTCGACGCGGTCTCGACCGCGGCGCAGGAGGCGAAGAACCCCAAGCGGGACATGCCGATCGGCATCCTGGGGTCGCTGGTCGTTTGCACGATCTTGTACATCCTCGTGTCGCTGGTCCTCACCGGCGTGGTTCACTACTCCAAGCTGAACGTGGCGGATCCGATCGCGGTCGCGATCGACGCGATGGGGATCCCGTGGCTCGCCAAGGTGGTGAAGCTCGGCGCCATCGCGGGGCTCACCTCGGTCATCCTCGTCCTGCTCCTCGGCCAGCCGCGCATCTTCTACTCCATGGCGAAGGACGGGCTCCTGCCCAAGGCGTTCGGAAAGCTCCACCCGAAGTTCGGCACGCCGTACATCACGACGATCGTAGCCGGGTTCGTCGTCGCCATCGTCGCGGCGCTCGTGCCGATGAGCATCGTCGGAGAGCTCGTCTCCATCGGCACGCTCGCGGCGTTCGTGGTCGTGTGCGCCGGGACGCTGGTCCTGCGCTACAAGCAGCCGGACCTGCCCCGGGCGTTCAGGACGCCGTTCGTCCCGGTGGTGCCGATCCTCGGGATCCTCTGCTGCCTCACGATGATGGTCTTCCTGCCCGCGGACACATGGCTCCGGCTCCTCGGCTGGCTCGCCATCGGGATGGTGATCTTCTTCGGCTACAGCCGCCGGCACAGCAAGCTCGGCAGGACGAAGAACTGA
- a CDS encoding ATP-binding protein, giving the protein MDSAERLERELAEAEERYSRLAQAVTDYIYFVRVERGRPVATRHGPGCVGVTGYASEDFAADPHLWIRMVPRGDRARILDQVRGLLRGSQEEEIEHRIVRKDGAVRWVSNTPVPHRDPDGVLVGYDGLIRDVTERKRAEALISAERDLGLAIGEAASLREALDRCLSTAIEVSGGDCGGVYVVRQDGGLDLVVHRGLSEAFIQSVTSFAPESKNARIAHAGTPVYVPWKELSTEIKEDKVGEGLRALAVVPIRDRGEIVACLNVSSHVFEIVPRWARAALEDVAGRIGSAIGRARAEELHRLAEKERKTLEERYHHAQKMEAVGRLAGGVAHDLNNMLTPILAYTELLEGAFEPDDSRLQPIREVHAAGVRAKNLVRQLLAFSRKQTLRFKVIELNDVIAGLEPLLRHTVRENVALRVDLAPSLPVINGDVGQIEQAIMNLVINAQDAMPGGGELSIETRGVDHDGAGFAARADVPPGRYVQMAIADTGIGIDAAVMERLFEPFFTTKAVGKGTGLGLSTVYGIVKQHGGTVVVRSDPGRGATFTLYFPALEDVPPAPPAADASPAEPRGPRVETVMVAEDDAMVRDLAAGVLSREGYTVLTAADAGECMRILAARDGALHLLLTDVVMPDMNGKALFEVAATISPGLRVIYMSGYSNEVISEHGVLLEDIDFLQKPFTVRQLVELVREVLDRR; this is encoded by the coding sequence ATGGACAGCGCCGAAAGGCTCGAGCGCGAGCTCGCAGAGGCCGAGGAGCGGTACTCCCGCCTCGCGCAGGCCGTCACCGATTACATCTATTTCGTTCGGGTCGAGCGAGGTCGCCCGGTTGCGACGCGCCACGGGCCGGGGTGCGTCGGCGTGACCGGCTACGCGAGCGAGGACTTCGCCGCCGATCCGCACCTGTGGATCCGGATGGTCCCCCGCGGGGATCGCGCCAGGATCCTGGATCAGGTGCGCGGGCTCCTCCGGGGATCGCAGGAGGAGGAGATCGAGCACCGCATCGTCCGCAAGGACGGCGCCGTGCGCTGGGTGAGCAACACGCCCGTGCCGCACCGCGACCCGGACGGCGTCCTCGTCGGCTACGACGGCCTCATCCGCGACGTCACGGAGCGCAAGCGCGCCGAGGCGCTGATCTCGGCGGAGCGCGATCTCGGGCTGGCGATCGGCGAGGCGGCGTCGCTGCGCGAGGCGCTCGACAGGTGCCTCTCCACCGCGATCGAGGTCTCGGGCGGGGATTGCGGCGGCGTGTACGTCGTCCGACAGGACGGCGGGCTCGATCTCGTGGTGCATCGCGGGCTGTCCGAGGCGTTCATCCAGTCCGTCACCAGCTTCGCGCCCGAGTCGAAGAACGCCCGCATCGCGCACGCCGGCACGCCGGTGTACGTTCCCTGGAAGGAGCTCTCCACCGAGATCAAGGAGGACAAGGTCGGGGAGGGGCTCCGGGCCCTCGCCGTCGTTCCGATCCGTGATCGCGGCGAGATCGTCGCGTGCCTGAACGTGTCCTCCCACGTTTTCGAGATCGTCCCCCGCTGGGCACGCGCCGCGCTCGAGGACGTCGCCGGGCGCATCGGCTCCGCGATCGGGCGTGCCCGCGCCGAGGAGCTGCACCGGCTCGCCGAGAAAGAGCGGAAGACCCTCGAGGAGCGGTACCACCACGCGCAGAAGATGGAGGCTGTCGGGAGGCTCGCGGGCGGCGTGGCGCACGACCTGAACAACATGCTCACGCCGATCCTCGCGTACACCGAGCTGCTGGAGGGCGCCTTCGAGCCGGACGACTCGCGGCTCCAGCCGATCCGCGAGGTGCACGCCGCGGGCGTGCGCGCCAAGAACCTGGTCCGCCAGCTCCTCGCGTTCAGCCGCAAGCAGACGCTGCGGTTCAAGGTGATAGAGCTCAACGATGTCATCGCCGGCCTCGAGCCGCTCCTGCGGCACACGGTGCGCGAGAACGTCGCGCTGCGCGTCGACCTCGCGCCTTCGCTCCCCGTCATCAACGGCGACGTCGGTCAGATCGAGCAGGCGATCATGAACCTCGTGATCAACGCGCAGGACGCGATGCCCGGCGGCGGCGAGCTCTCGATCGAGACGCGGGGCGTCGATCACGACGGCGCGGGCTTCGCGGCGCGCGCCGATGTCCCGCCGGGCCGCTACGTGCAGATGGCGATCGCGGACACGGGGATCGGGATCGACGCCGCGGTGATGGAGCGCCTGTTCGAGCCGTTCTTCACGACCAAGGCCGTGGGGAAGGGGACCGGTCTCGGCCTCTCGACCGTCTACGGCATCGTCAAGCAGCACGGCGGCACCGTGGTGGTCCGCAGCGATCCGGGAAGGGGGGCGACGTTCACGCTGTACTTCCCGGCGCTCGAGGACGTCCCGCCCGCGCCGCCCGCCGCGGACGCCTCGCCCGCCGAGCCCCGCGGCCCGCGGGTCGAGACCGTGATGGTGGCCGAGGACGACGCCATGGTCCGCGATCTCGCGGCGGGCGTCCTCTCGCGGGAGGGCTACACGGTGCTCACCGCGGCCGACGCCGGGGAGTGCATGCGGATCCTGGCGGCGCGCGACGGGGCGCTCCACCTCCTGCTGACGGACGTCGTCATGCCGGACATGAACGGCAAGGCGCTCTTCGAAGTCGCGGCGACGATCTCCCCGGGGCTCCGCGTGATCTACATGTCGGGCTACTCCAACGAGGTGATCTCCGAGCACGGCGTGCTGCTCGAGGACATCGACTTCCTCCAGAAGCCGTTCACGGTCAGGCAGCTCGTGGAGCTGGTCCGCGAGGTGCTCGACCGGAGGTAG